The genomic segment CCTCCAGCATCTGAATGGCAGTGGCGAACTGTAGCGACATGAAACCACACCCTTTGGTGAAATTCATCCCCGATCTTTTGACGTCTTTGATGACAACAAAGTCGTCTTCTTTGAGATAAAGCGTCTTGTCGAAACTCTCAAGGAGGAGTCCTACGCATTCTGCCTGTTTCCGCGGCCCCTTGATTTTGTCGAAGTCCACAAATTTCGCCAAGATGTCGTGAATCGCAAGCTCAGAGTCGTTTATAAGAAAGCACGTTTTCTCTCTGAGTTGCGACTCGGAGTGACCCAGAAACTTATATGTCGCGCCTTCAAGACAAATCCCCCTCTGGAGCACATCAATCACGTGATCGTTCGATCCATCTGCGCATGGGCGAAAGCACATCACCACGAGCCTGTCCAACACATGGATCCCCGCTGACAAGCTAAGATGCTGTAACAGCAGGCTCTTCTCAACGTACCGATACGCGAAGGACTTGAACTCCCTTCCACGGATTACAATGTGCTTCACTAGTCCCCTCTCTAAGTGCCCttcaggggggtgcaccaCAAGATTATCCGGGACGAAGTAGGGGTAGGACATAGATGATTGCTCGCTGATGCGGCGGGTTTTGGTAGTTGTCGAAGACGCCAGGATGCTTGTATTCTGGTGAAAACAAATGAGCTTTTCTAAGCGTTGTATATATAGCTAACCTTGTGCGTGATTTCTATATTTAGCTTTGATTCGTATCTGCTGTTTTTGTCTGAAATTGTTTCTCCAAAAAATACGCTATACGTTCAAGGTCAGTAAGCAATGATGAATCACTCTCAATGATGAATAACTTTGGAGAGTATGAAAAAACAGAACAGCATTGAGACAAAACGGTAAAGCAAAAAATCAAATACGTTAACTTCTCTTTACCGTTAGTGCTCCTGCGGCGGTCTCCCACAAAACCTAACGCTTTATATGTTCAGCTTGCAATAGGCGCTGAGCTCGTTTGCGAAGTGAGACAGAGTCGGCTATGCCAGGGACATAACTGTCCTTGattggacaaaaataaaaaaatgtttaaaaaatgccattaAAAATATCAGcttttagtatataaaactcggGAACATCGCAAGAACAAGCGATTTGGTTGGTTGAGAAACTCGGGATAAAATGCATTATACGATGCGGGTTTACACATGAGATCTCTGTTCACAGTGcagcttatttgaaataggtgtagaTAAATTCTTTATCGGCGTAAGCATCCaaattcttttgaaaacaatggTTTCCGATACTCGCGTGCTGTGTGCTAGGCTCGATTAACAGCCATTGTGAGGATCGTAGGGCTGAAAGCCCGACGTCGGCAAAAATAGAGCCAGGTCAGCACAAAATGCGTCGACTATCGGTTCATCAGTATTAAGAGATGACAACTTTAAAATTTCATATATCGTGCAAGGTCatcaaaaataaagaacatctataaatatataaatttagTTCCTTTAGGAAATTGCAGGACCATtgattttttcctttttttttacctttgttGTCTATGATCATCTCACAAATATCTACCTGCTTGTACTATATAGTCGCTATGGAGACCCAAGCAACGCTTTAAGGAGAATTAACGGTGAAATAAATGCAAAAGATaatgtgctttttttttaaacctatACGGCTTTTCTCTAGCGAAAGAAGGGTAAACGAAGAAGGTAGAAGAGACGTACAAGAGCTTAGGGGCATGTGAAAATCACGTGTAAGCGAAGTAAGTAGGGAGGAAGAAGGGACGCTCATTTCTTCTCTTTCTTCTCCGCTTTACGTAGAATAGAAAAGTGTGGATCCCATCCggtgacaattttttttaacaaaacattATAAGAATTGCATTTTTATAGACAAAATCATTTGATACTaaatattttcaatgtttttttaacctATTGTGTCATCGCTTATTAAGGTTGTTGCACAACCGCTTATTCAAAGACGGGCCCGAGACAGGACTTTTTCCCCTTTCGCTTGATGAGAGTTATAACATGACAAATCAATCCATGCTTGTTTTATTATGGCCCAAGAGTAATAGACACCGTAGCGTGACCGGTATGTCACGACAAACATGGCGTTACCCTTAAAGATAAAAGTGATCAGCGTTCGAAACAAAGCATTAAGACAACAGCACCGCGTACTTGACATTTGAGTTTGAGAGACGTTTCCAAGTTTATTCTGGCAACGACCCATTGTTGTTTTGGGATAAAGTATTTGATTCCCGGTATTAAAATCTTTGACATTGTCTTGTTTTTGATATTGTATGAGATTCAACGAAACAACAATAGAGGATTTTTGAGCTGCGGAAAAACTCTTGccaaattcagctaaaaattgCATGAAAACTAATCCTACGACACATAAGAAATAATTAATTTCCTCTTACAAAAACCTGGCTTAGTCACTGATAACGTTTATTGGTAAAGTTTAGGGTCCATTGATCGCATGCCTGCTTTGTTAAAGAtaacacaaaagaaaacaatagaaaaggAACAGAGGTCAATCCTCTTGTCCATTCGAAGCATTTCTGATGGATGCAAAATGTAAATCAACTTTAAACTGGAATAGAGGAAAGTCCAAGCTAGATTTCCTGTAACATCTCTCTACCGAATATTTTATGGAAACAGTGGGTGTTTGAGAGTAAAGTCAAACAAACATCTACagatgaaagaaaaaaaactaggctGAAGATTATTGCAAATTTTCTAGCGTATGAATTTCGAATGCAGGACATCGGAATAAATATACACAGATGTATAGACGGAATTATAATTTATTGTCTGTAATTAATACTATTTTTTCTACGACTCAGAGTAGCACACGTCTTCCGAATTTAGCCCCATTATAAAGGACTGTCAATAAGAGAATTTTCGAAGTTTTGTCAACAGACGGAAACACAATATGAGATCGTTATATATTTTGTGTTCTACTTACAGTTAAATCCTGAATCTTGAAATTCTGTCCTGTGACGGAAAGAGAAGTCAATAACGCAACGTAATTCTACTCCTCTCCTCAAACACAGCCCTTAACTTCTTTCTCCTGCTCAAAAGAATCCCTTAGCCCCAGTCCTCGAGGCCGGTTTTTGTTTACAGTGACGTCATAGAACCTTGGCCCGAGAGGACAGATTTTAGAGTAGTTACCAATTTCTCAAGTGCAACGAAAATAGCTGAGTTACTGCGGGTTTTAAGTGTAAACAAATCCGACGGATGAAGTTAGCAAGGATTAAGATTCGAAGCCCTTCAATTTTTTTGCATATTAGACTCATGTTTCTCTTAGCATGTGGCAGATTGTGTCTGTGTCTATCCTTTAGCGGGTTGTCGATCATTATTTAGTGCTTCATAGGAAAACTAGCACGGGAAATAAGATTTTAATCTCCTCGTGTTTCTATAACCCTTGTATCATAATTAAAATACAGGGCAATATACTAAAAGCATTGCTGGGCTTGTCACGCTTCACGCTAGCTGTCACGCTAGCTGTCACGCTAGCTGTCACGCTAGCCTCCTTATATCTTGCACAGTGAAATGGTTATTGATAAAATATGTAGTAAAGCGCGCAGTTAGTGTCAGTACTAAAGCGCGTAGTTTGTAAAGCGGTCTGTACTAAATCGCGTAGTTTGTAAAGCGGTCAATACTAAATCGCGCAGTTTGTAAAGCGGTCAGTACTATAGTGCGCAGTTTGTAAAGTGGTCAGTACTAAATCGCGTAGTTTGTAAAGTGGTCAGTGCTAAAGCGCGTAGTTTGTAAAGCGGTCAATGCTAAAGTGCGTAGTTTGTAAAGCGGTCAGTGCTAAAGCGCGCAGTTTGTAAAGCGGTCAATACTAAATCGCGTAGTTTGTAAAGCGGTCTGTACTAAATCGCGTAGTTTGTAAAGCGGTCTGTACTAAATCGCGTAGTTTGTAAAGCGGTCAATACTAAATCGCGTAGTTTGTAAAGCGGTCTGTACTAAATCGCGTAGTTTGTAAAGCGGTCAATACTAAAACGCGTAGTTTGTAAAGCGGTCTGTACTAAATCGCGTAGTTTGTAAAGCGGTCAGTACTAAAGCGCGCAGTTTTTAAAGCGGTCAGTACTAAAGTGCGTAGTTTGTAAAGCGGTCAATACTAAAGCGCGCAGTTTGTAAAGTGGTCAGTACTAAATCGCGTAGTTTGTAAAGCGGTCAATACTAAAGCGCGTAGTTTGTAAAGCGGTCAATACTAAATCGCGTAGTTTGTAAAGCGGTCTGTACTAAATCGCGTAGTTTGTAAAGCGGTCTGTACTAAAGCGCGCAGTTTGTAAAGTGGTCAGTGCTAAAGCGCGCAGTTTGTAAAGTGGTCAGTACTAAAGCGCGCAGTTTGTAAAGTGGTCAGTACTAAAGCGCGCAGTTTGTAAAGCGGTCAGTACTAAAGCGCGCAGTTTTTAAAGCGGTCGGTACTAAAGTGCGTAGTTTGTAAAGCGGTCAATACTAAATCGCGTAGTTTGTAAAGCGGTCAATACTAAATCGCGTAGTTTGTAAAGCGGTCTGTACTAAATCGCGTAGTTTGTAAAGCGGTCAGTACTAAAGCGCGCAGTTTTTAAAGCGGTCAGTACTAAAGTGCGTAGTTTGTAAAGCGGTCAATACTAAAGCGCGCAGTTTGTAAAGTGGTCAGTACTAAATCGCGTAGTTTGTAAAGCGGTCAATACTAAAGCGCGTAGTTTGTAAAGCGGTCAATACTAAATCGCGTAGTTTGTAAAGCGGTCTGTACTAAATCGCGTAGTTTGTAAAGCGGTCTGTACTAAAGCGCGCAGTTTGTAAAGTGGTCAGTGCTAAAGCGCGCAGTTTGTAAAGCGGTCAATACTAAAGCGCGTAGTTTGTAAAGCGGTCAATACTAAATCGCGTAGTTTGTAAAGCGGTCTGTACTAAATCGCGTAGTTTGTAAAGCGGTCAATACTAAATCGCGTAGTTTGTAAAGCGGTCAATACTAAATCGCGTAGTTTGTAAAGCGGCCAATACTAAATCGCGTAGTTTGTAAAGCGGCCAGTACTAAAGCGCGCAGTTTGTAAAGCGGTCAGTACTAAAGTGCGTAGTTTGTAAAGCGGTCAATGCTAAAGTGCGTAGTTTGTAAAGCGGTCAGTACTAAATCGCGTAGTTTGTAAAGCGGTCAATACTAAATCGCGTAGTTTGTAAAGCGGTCTGTACTAAATCGTGTAGTTTGTAAAGCGGTCAGTACTAAAGCGCGCAGTTTTTAAAGCGGTCAGTACTAAAGTGCGTAGTTTGTAAAGCGGTCAATACTAAATCGCGTAGTTTGTAAAGCGGTCTGTACTAAATCGCGTAGTTTGTAAAGCGGTCAGTACTAAAGCGCGCAGTTTGTAAAGCGGTCAGTGCCAAATCGCGTAGTTTGTAAAGCGGTCAGTACTAAATCGCGTAGTTTGTAAAGCGGTCAGTGCTAAAGTGCGTAGTTTGTAAAGCGGTCAGTACTAAAGCGCACAGTTTTTAAAGCGGTCAATTCTAAAGCGTGATTCGAACAATTTAAATTTTTGTTACACACAGGCAATCCGTATGTTCAGATAAAGCATCTATCCCCGTGTGGCGCTGTCATAAGCCGAATGTTACTCAGCACAGTTATTGACCACAAAACAAATCCCAAGTCACAAATTGAACTCTGaaatattcaaataaaatGATCACTTTGTATAATGTCTGTCCGTAGTGGAAAAAAGATAGAGTCCTGAGTGTTTTCTAGAGGGTCTGGTATCAGGTCGTGATCACCCAGGGGTTATCTGTAAACTCCACTTCATTATCTCTCCTACGATCAGTTAATAGGAGATCAGCTGCAAACGGGCGATGATCTTAATAAATGGACCACTGAATTATAACAAGGTGTAAAATCTGTCTGTTGGTTTGAACTCTACTTCCGCGCTATAGACGAAAACTTTTTCATACTTAAAGCCCTCGAACACCTAAGTATTTTAAACATTAATTTACGATAGCCAAGAAGTTGTACAGCGTTTTGTTGATGTTTTTGTTCGCGACATGGGAACTGTGTGACCCCTAGGCATGGTGTAGGCAGTTGGGtgttgtattttctttgtgcgatgttttgttttggctCGGGGATTATTTTACTAGACTGTTTTGCTTGGGGTCGTAGTGGGGGAGAGGAAGATAGAGTAAGCGTGATTTAACACGCAAGCCAGAGAGTATTAAAAGTCTCGTACTATACTTCTGTAGGCTTCCTAAAACAGACGGTGGTGCTTTTTaacaaattatatttttttaggatgTATTATAGCGGTTGACAAAGACTCTTCGAATAACCTCATAGTTCGATCTTTAACTCGGTTACGTATCTCGGGTATCTTTTCCTTTCCATAGCCGTCAATTTCGAGCGTATTTcccttctattattattaatgttattattgttgtttatgTCCTTCGAGGTGTAATCCTCGTCACGCTGGCTAACCTGCTCATATCCATATACCTTGTCTTCCTTCGTCTTTACCGCCTCCTCTAGTTGATCTATTAACTCTTGTAGTTTGTCGAGCTCCATTCCATATATCGCTTCTTTCTTCCTTTTTACCACATCTTCTAGCTCATCTATAAGCTTTTGTAGCTTGTCAAAGTTTGCATGGTCGTATTCCAGCGACAAAGCCTCGCGTTCTAATCTCAAGCTATGTTTAAgttctttattttcttcttgTAGTGACGCAATTTCCTGGGCGAATTCTTTCTCCCTCTGATGAAACTGAGTCTCCAGAGCTTTTTTCTCCGCTAGAAGCTTGTCATATCTAATCACCCAGTTTCGCGACTCTGACTCATCAGCTTTCTCCAACCTCGCCACCTGTTTCTTAAGCGCCGCGTTTCGTTCTTTGTAAAACGTCTCTATATCCGAGAGAATCTCATGCCGGTGGGATCTGTCCAACACAagatatttaatttttaaagcCATTATCTCCATTTTGCTTTCTTGTGAAGCTAATTTGTCCACCTTTGCAACCATCTTGGACAAACGGCCTTCGAGCTCAGCAAGATTTTCGTCGGCCATGGTGTATGCCGTGATGCAAATGCAGCCGTTTAAAGGGTTCCCTTTAAGCCGAAGTTAAACTCTGTAGCCATGTTAGTATCCGCTTCTCGTGTCGAAATGCTATTTTTGTTAAACACCAGGTTTTAATGGGCGCTTGGCGCGACTGATCTCAGCCGTCCCAGTTCAAAGTATAGAAACTATGCAGATTCGACTTGACATGATTTATAGTGTACTGTTCCTTTGCTTTCACGTCACAGTTTgcctttaaagaaaaaaagtaaaaacctAGTGCAATTATTCtacttaaaaaataaataaaaaacagaaTTTTAATATCGAAAATGTGAAGGTTCTAAGGAGATCATAGATCAACCATCAAATGATCTCAAGTATTCAATGTGTGGAAAATTTATTCAACTATGTTTTCCATAGGAAAGGTTTCTTCAATACGTGATGCAAAACACTTTTCGATAATGGTATTTGATGGTAAACAAACATTGCGGCGGCACTGGAGACCACAGCCACCGTACCGTGCTAAACTGATTAACACTATGCAAACATTCCATATCTATCTCAACAAGCAATTTCCCCTCAATGCAAATAGCAAATATTTACTGTAATTTGTTTATCCTAATGAAAAGATCATCCGCGCAAATTTCCTAGAAGATTTATCGTGCCTTAATCCAAActcaaatttaaaatatcCTAAAACTTTATACATCTATACAATTCTCGTGTATCTCACTGAGCAATTTGTTCTAATTTCCTGTCACGAATAATCACGTTGATTCATTCCAGACGGGATAATGAGTACATTATCGGACAGGACTCTTTGCTTCCCATCTGTTCCTAAAATAGGGGAATCAAGCGGGTATTACGGCAAAAACAAGGCCTAGACGagcctacaaactctccgtgGCCACCTTAATTCACGCACTGTTGGTGATTTCAAGCTCCGAACTCCCCATGGTGGACGTATTAAAACcgtgttttattacattgttATTGTTCAAGATCTTCATATCTTCCAAGTCTTCAGAGATGTAATCCTCGTCTGTCTGGTTATAGTCATGCTCCATCCCATATACCGCTTCTTTCTTCCTTTTAACAACATCTTCTAGCTGGTCTATAAGCTCTTGTAGCTTGTCAAAGTTCGCTTGGTCGTATTCCAGCGCCATAACATCGCGTTCCAATCTCAAACTATCGCGAAGAGCTTTCACTTCCTCTTTCATCACAGCGATTTCCTGTGCGAATTCTCTCTCTTTACGATGGAAGAGAGTTTCCAGAGCTATCTTCTCCGCTAGCAGCTTGTCGTATCTAATCGCCCAGTCACGCTCGACCCGTTGCACTGCTTCATACTCGTCTTCATTAACCCTCTCATTAGAAGGACGCCGTGGTAAACCATGCATACGCTTTTCCAGCTTCGCAACCTGCTCCTTCAGCGCCGCGTTCTGCTCCTTGTAAAACGTCTCCTTACTCGAGAAGATCTCATCCCGACGAGATCTTTCCAACACGAGATCTTTGATTTCAATTGTCATTTCCTCCATTTTCCCTTCCTGCGTCGTAAGTTTGTCCTTGTAATAAGCTTCTATTGCCAACATCTCTGCCACTCGGCTCTCGAGCT from the Nematostella vectensis chromosome 4, jaNemVect1.1, whole genome shotgun sequence genome contains:
- the LOC5509286 gene encoding uncharacterized protein LOC5509286 — encoded protein: MDYDSEQNSVIGLGNSTSSINSLKDVRRYEKRTLACPSGCGIHLHLNEIPSHDCIRDLKQKVQGMEENLAELESRVAEMLAIEAYYKDKLTTQEGKMEEMTIEIKDLVLERSRRDEIFSSKETFYKEQNAALKEQVAKLEKRMHGLPRRPSNERVNEDEYEAVQRVERDWAIRYDKLLAEKIALETLFHRKEREFAQEIAVMKEEVKALRDSLRLERDVMALEYDQANFDKLQELIDQLEDVVKRKKEAVYGMEHDYNQTDEDYISEDLEDMKILNNNNVIKHGFNTSTMGSSELEITNSA